From Anaerolineae bacterium, a single genomic window includes:
- a CDS encoding DUF2085 domain-containing protein, with amino-acid sequence MVVRDEAARRRAIRMQRGVLWLSRHWLWLVALFFGLYVGLALLAPVLMHVGATGPARALYTIYSPLCHQFAFRSWFLFGAQPAYPRADAGVAGLEPYESFVAQDEFFAAVPDLHAWTADLQLLSRSFIGNPVMGYKVALCERDIAIYGALFLFTLLFALIRNRLRPAPLWLYLVLGLGPIGLDGFSQLLSQPPLSLWPARESTPLFRTVTGALFGLMNGWLALPYLEESMRETRRELVTKLRRIGAL; translated from the coding sequence ATGGTTGTCCGTGACGAAGCTGCTCGCCGCCGGGCCATCCGTATGCAGCGCGGGGTGTTATGGCTTAGCCGCCACTGGTTATGGCTGGTTGCGCTTTTCTTCGGGTTGTATGTGGGACTGGCGCTACTGGCGCCGGTATTGATGCACGTCGGGGCGACCGGCCCCGCTCGCGCGCTGTACACGATCTACAGCCCGCTGTGCCACCAGTTTGCCTTCCGATCGTGGTTCCTGTTCGGGGCGCAGCCGGCGTATCCGCGCGCTGATGCCGGGGTTGCCGGGCTGGAGCCGTACGAGTCGTTTGTGGCCCAGGATGAATTCTTCGCTGCTGTGCCCGATCTACACGCCTGGACGGCTGATCTGCAGCTTCTGTCGCGTAGCTTTATCGGCAACCCGGTGATGGGTTACAAGGTTGCCCTGTGCGAACGGGACATTGCCATTTACGGGGCGTTGTTCCTGTTCACCCTGCTTTTTGCCCTGATCCGCAACCGGCTGCGGCCTGCGCCGCTGTGGTTATATCTTGTGCTGGGGCTGGGGCCGATCGGCCTGGACGGCTTCAGCCAACTCCTCAGCCAGCCGCCGCTGAGCCTGTGGCCGGCACGGGAAAGCACGCCGCTCTTCCGGACGGTGACCGGCGCGCTGTTTGGTTTGATGAATGGCTGGCTAGCTTTGCCTTACCTCGAAGAATCGATGCGCGAGACGCGGCGCGAACTGGTGACCAAGCTGCGTCGCATTGGCGCGCTCTGA
- a CDS encoding DUF1028 domain-containing protein, which yields MKRLNTFSIVAYDPAEEAWGVAVASKFLAAGAVVSWARAGAGAVATQALARVSFGTDGLAMLAAGKSASETLAALLAADPGREDRQVGIVDAHGGAAAHTGASCFAWAGHRVGEGFTCQGNILTGPETLDAMAETFQTATGELADRLVAALLAGDTAGGDRRGKQAAGVLVVRHNGGYGGDNDRYLDLRVDDDPEPVKRLQELVAMHHLFFGKPRPEDQLPIDESLARELQALLLRAGYAVPITGVWDTASQQAFWALVSNENLEERWAIDRQPDRIDQVAMAYLRRRFPGG from the coding sequence ATGAAACGCCTGAACACCTTTTCCATCGTGGCTTACGATCCCGCTGAAGAAGCCTGGGGAGTAGCGGTTGCCAGCAAATTCCTGGCCGCTGGCGCGGTGGTCAGCTGGGCCAGGGCCGGGGCCGGCGCGGTGGCGACCCAGGCGCTGGCGAGAGTCAGCTTCGGAACGGATGGCCTGGCCATGCTGGCCGCCGGCAAGAGCGCCAGCGAGACTCTGGCGGCACTGCTGGCTGCCGATCCGGGCCGCGAGGATCGCCAGGTCGGGATTGTAGACGCTCACGGCGGCGCTGCCGCCCATACCGGCGCAAGCTGTTTCGCCTGGGCCGGGCATCGCGTCGGCGAAGGCTTCACCTGCCAGGGTAACATCCTCACCGGCCCGGAAACGCTGGATGCGATGGCTGAGACCTTTCAGACTGCCACAGGCGAACTGGCCGACCGGCTGGTAGCTGCTTTGCTGGCGGGCGATACCGCCGGCGGCGATCGGCGGGGCAAGCAGGCTGCCGGCGTGCTGGTCGTGCGCCACAACGGCGGCTATGGCGGCGATAACGACCGCTACCTGGATCTGCGCGTTGATGACGACCCGGAACCAGTCAAACGCCTGCAGGAACTGGTGGCTATGCACCACCTTTTCTTTGGCAAGCCCAGACCGGAAGACCAGTTGCCCATTGACGAATCCCTGGCCCGCGAATTGCAGGCGCTGCTACTGCGAGCAGGCTATGCAGTTCCTATCACCGGCGTCTGGGATACGGCATCACAACAGGCCTTCTGGGCGCTGGTCAGCAACGAGAACCTGGAAGAGCGCTGGGCCATTGACCGGCAGCCCGATCGGATCGACCAGGTAGCCATGGCGTACCTGCGGCGGCGCTTTCCCGGTGGCTGA
- the mobB gene encoding molybdopterin-guanine dinucleotide biosynthesis protein B: MTIPLVRIVGRSGSGRTTLLEKLIPALRARGLRVATIKHHAHPDFTIDQPGKDTWRHYEAGAEAVMIVSPIKMAIVRRLARELSLAELAGQVQDVDIILTEGFNRDSAFPRIEVVRASRSLEPLNAPGEVLAYVSDLPLDGAPCFALDDTSGLADFLISRLVTRVQR; the protein is encoded by the coding sequence ATGACGATACCGCTGGTCAGAATTGTGGGTCGGTCTGGCTCAGGCCGGACGACGCTGCTGGAAAAGCTGATTCCGGCGTTGCGGGCGCGCGGATTGCGGGTGGCCACCATCAAGCATCATGCTCACCCGGACTTCACGATCGACCAGCCCGGCAAGGATACCTGGCGGCATTACGAGGCCGGGGCCGAAGCGGTGATGATTGTATCGCCGATCAAGATGGCGATCGTCCGCCGCCTAGCGCGGGAACTTTCCCTGGCGGAACTGGCCGGGCAGGTGCAGGATGTGGACATCATCCTGACTGAGGGCTTCAACCGCGATTCAGCCTTTCCCAGGATCGAGGTGGTACGCGCCTCGCGCAGCCTGGAGCCGCTCAATGCACCGGGGGAGGTGCTGGCCTACGTCAGCGATCTGCCGCTGGATGGCGCGCCCTGCTTTGCCCTGGACGACACCAGTGGGCTGGCGGACTTCCTGATCAGCCGTCTGGTGACCCGCGTTCAACGCTGA
- a CDS encoding molybdopterin-dependent oxidoreductase, whose amino-acid sequence MLSRRAFLRRLPGSRRPQPPASDGITFDSPVITPIGRFYRQSVTGRLPVIDRRAWALVFDGLVRRPLKLGYEALRRQPAAGDVFTLVSAMNPPGGGLIGNAAWRGCRLADLLLQADLLPEATHLRFEAADGYSATVALDEPGLPQALLAYDMNGALLPPEHGGPLRALVPDLYGGASVKWLTRITAIEARQASGAGIPPVRTGAQIMTPRPYTVLQVGQPVAVQGVAFAGLRGIAAVGLSVDGGDWMPVTLRPPESPLAWTQWYTLWTPEVPGEYRLVVRATDRTGRTQDRLAGLGLNDSVEHNAGGSRDVDPMHWIVVRVIG is encoded by the coding sequence ATGCTATCGCGGCGCGCGTTCTTGCGCCGGTTGCCGGGCAGCCGCAGGCCGCAGCCACCCGCCTCGGACGGGATCACCTTTGATTCGCCGGTGATCACGCCAATTGGTCGCTTTTATCGACAGTCTGTGACCGGTAGGTTGCCGGTCATCGATCGCCGGGCGTGGGCGCTGGTATTTGACGGTCTGGTTCGCCGTCCGCTCAAGCTGGGCTATGAGGCGCTCAGAAGGCAGCCCGCTGCCGGGGATGTGTTCACGCTGGTGAGCGCCATGAATCCGCCGGGCGGCGGGCTGATCGGCAATGCAGCTTGGCGCGGTTGCCGCCTGGCCGATCTCCTTCTGCAAGCCGATCTGCTGCCGGAAGCGACTCATCTCCGGTTTGAAGCGGCGGATGGCTATTCAGCGACAGTGGCGCTGGATGAACCTGGTTTGCCACAGGCACTCCTGGCTTATGACATGAATGGCGCGCTGTTGCCGCCGGAGCACGGCGGCCCGCTGCGGGCACTGGTGCCCGATCTGTATGGCGGGGCGTCGGTCAAGTGGCTGACCCGAATCACTGCGATCGAGGCGCGACAGGCTTCTGGCGCGGGCATCCCGCCGGTCAGGACGGGCGCACAGATCATGACTCCGCGCCCCTATACTGTTCTTCAGGTTGGCCAGCCTGTCGCAGTCCAGGGTGTGGCGTTTGCCGGCTTGCGGGGGATCGCGGCGGTGGGGCTCAGCGTGGACGGCGGTGACTGGATGCCGGTCACCCTGCGCCCGCCGGAGTCGCCGCTGGCCTGGACACAGTGGTACACCCTGTGGACTCCGGAGGTGCCGGGCGAGTACCGGCTGGTGGTGCGGGCCACCGATCGGACAGGGCGGACGCAGGATCGCCTGGCCGGATTAGGATTAAACGATAGTGTGGAGCATAATGCAGGCGGTTCCAGGGATGTCGATCCCATGCACTGGATTGTGGTACGGGTGATAGGCTGA
- a CDS encoding response regulator transcription factor, giving the protein MSAYILTVDDEHQMRMLLMDALRSAGYETGQASSAREALAMIANRRPDLLVLDVGMPEMNGLALCRRLREDPRYVTLPILFLTAYTQPEDIIRGLDAGADDYTTKPINLAVFLARVRALLRRAELSTATSAENEQPILTVGDLTLNSNTYQVQVNDRTIPLTATEHRLLRYMMEHSNQPLSPQHLLEAVWEYPPFTGDPDLVRVHVRNLRAKLEEDTRQPRYIQTVHGVGYMIKG; this is encoded by the coding sequence ATGAGTGCCTATATCCTGACCGTCGATGACGAACACCAGATGCGGATGCTGCTGATGGATGCGCTCCGTAGCGCCGGGTACGAGACCGGCCAGGCCAGTTCAGCCAGAGAAGCCCTGGCCATGATCGCCAACCGCCGCCCTGATTTGCTTGTCCTCGATGTAGGGATGCCGGAGATGAACGGCCTGGCGCTGTGCCGCAGATTGCGTGAAGACCCGCGCTATGTCACCCTGCCCATCCTGTTCCTGACCGCCTATACCCAGCCGGAGGATATCATCCGTGGTCTGGATGCCGGCGCGGATGACTACACCACCAAGCCTATCAACCTGGCGGTTTTTCTGGCGCGGGTGCGCGCCCTGCTCCGCCGGGCCGAACTGAGCACGGCCACTTCAGCGGAGAACGAACAGCCGATCCTCACCGTTGGCGACCTGACCCTCAACTCCAATACGTACCAGGTGCAGGTGAACGACCGCACGATCCCTCTAACAGCAACTGAACACCGCTTGCTGCGCTACATGATGGAGCACAGCAACCAGCCGCTTTCCCCCCAGCACTTACTGGAAGCCGTCTGGGAATACCCACCCTTCACTGGCGACCCGGACCTGGTCCGCGTGCATGTGCGCAACCTGCGCGCCAAGCTGGAAGAGGATACCCGCCAGCCCCGATACATCCAGACGGTGCACGGCGTCGGCTATATGATCAAGGGTTGA
- a CDS encoding flotillin family protein: MSPAVGGLALLILFFVLITVLIVYLSRIRTVGPNEVLIISGRRRTVVNPLTGKPEERSYRIVKAGRAFIWPVIERVDVLSLELLTIEVSIDDVYTSQGVAISLDGVAQIKIASDDVSIGTAAERFLSKSRAELQNVAHETLAGHLRAIVGTLTVEEIYRERDKFAQSVQEVSADDLKNMGLAIDSFVIKDIRDSEGYLNALGRPRIADVKRNAVIAEQSAAAEEEAARRDYGIKKAEYDREVARQRAESDLAYKLQESITSQKVRAEEVQVEIVAKAKQIELQEQEALRMERELEATVRKPAEAEQYRIQTIANARKYQLEAEAAGEAEAIRARGLAEAEVVKQRGLAQAEVVRQQGLAEAEAMSKKAAAWQEYNQAAIIQQLIDALPQIAAAIAAPLAKTERIVVISNGGDGQSGAGASRVSADITSIIAQIPATVEALTGVNLIETLKNLPGVVATPPAQPEAPAESGPVNIEQ; encoded by the coding sequence ATGTCACCTGCAGTAGGGGGCCTCGCCCTGCTCATCCTGTTCTTTGTATTGATCACCGTCTTGATCGTCTACCTCAGCCGCATCCGGACGGTTGGCCCCAACGAGGTGTTGATCATCTCCGGTCGCAGGCGAACGGTCGTCAACCCGCTGACCGGCAAACCGGAGGAGCGCAGCTACCGGATCGTCAAAGCCGGGCGCGCTTTCATCTGGCCCGTGATCGAGCGCGTTGACGTGCTATCGCTGGAACTGCTGACCATAGAAGTCAGCATCGACGACGTATACACCTCGCAGGGGGTGGCTATCAGCCTGGACGGCGTGGCCCAGATCAAGATCGCCAGCGATGATGTCAGCATCGGCACCGCCGCCGAGCGCTTCCTCTCCAAGAGCCGCGCCGAACTGCAGAATGTCGCCCACGAAACCCTGGCCGGTCACCTGCGGGCCATTGTTGGCACGCTCACCGTCGAGGAGATCTACCGCGAGCGCGACAAGTTCGCCCAGAGTGTGCAGGAAGTCTCCGCCGATGACCTCAAGAACATGGGTCTGGCCATCGATAGCTTCGTGATCAAGGACATCCGCGACAGCGAGGGCTACCTGAATGCCCTGGGTCGCCCGCGCATTGCCGATGTCAAGCGCAACGCCGTGATCGCTGAGCAGTCTGCCGCCGCCGAGGAAGAAGCGGCTCGCCGCGACTATGGCATCAAGAAAGCCGAGTACGACCGGGAGGTCGCCCGCCAGCGCGCTGAATCCGATCTGGCCTACAAACTGCAGGAAAGCATCACCAGCCAGAAGGTCCGCGCTGAGGAAGTCCAGGTCGAGATCGTCGCCAAGGCCAAGCAGATCGAGCTGCAGGAGCAGGAAGCCCTGCGCATGGAGCGTGAGCTGGAGGCGACCGTCCGCAAGCCAGCTGAGGCTGAGCAATACCGCATCCAGACCATCGCCAACGCCCGAAAGTACCAGCTTGAAGCGGAAGCCGCCGGCGAAGCAGAAGCTATCCGTGCCAGAGGTCTGGCCGAAGCGGAAGTCGTCAAGCAGCGCGGCCTGGCCCAGGCGGAAGTCGTCCGCCAGCAGGGTCTGGCAGAAGCCGAGGCCATGAGCAAGAAGGCCGCGGCCTGGCAGGAGTACAACCAGGCGGCCATTATTCAGCAGTTGATCGACGCACTGCCGCAGATCGCGGCAGCCATCGCCGCCCCGCTGGCCAAGACTGAACGCATCGTCGTCATCAGCAATGGCGGCGACGGCCAGTCCGGCGCGGGAGCGTCGCGAGTCTCGGCGGATATCACCAGCATCATCGCCCAGATTCCCGCTACGGTAGAGGCCCTGACCGGCGTCAACCTGATCGAAACACTCAAGAACCTGCCCGGCGTGGTGGCCACGCCCCCCGCCCAGCCAGAAGCGCCCGCCGAGTCTGGCCCGGTGAATATCGAGCAGTAA